A segment of the Entelurus aequoreus isolate RoL-2023_Sb linkage group LG23, RoL_Eaeq_v1.1, whole genome shotgun sequence genome:
CGcaagggctgtcatggcaacaactggaGCGGAGGGCACAAGACCGAAGGGGATGGAGGAGTTTCATCAATGGCCCGAGCATAACCCATTTAATATTGGGGTCCATATTGTCACACCATCATTGCCCAGTCCTACCAATCAAACCATAAAACCTGTCAAACATTCAAGTAAAACAGCTAATATTACGTCAAATCAAAGTACAATCGGCACAATCCCCTTCGAATATTTTGCCGGTTATGATCATTTTGAAAGCGGAGCGGAACCAGTTGTAGAAGAAAGCATAGATGAAAGGATTGAGCATGGAGTTGGACAAGGTGAGCCAGTTCAGGGTCTCCATGACCGCCACTGATGGAGGACTGCGGAATAACGGCTGGAAGACCACGGAAAAAAAGTATGGAGTCATGAACAGTAAGAAGACTCCCATAACAATGGCCAGAGTCCTGGTGGCTTTCCTCTCCACTTTGCTCACAGACTTTGAAGCGTGGATGCTGCTCAGCTGCTTCTGAGCCACAAAGAAGATCTTCAGGTAGATGCAGCTCATGACCACTGCAGGCAGGTAGAAGGCTAAAAGCGGTCCCATGATGTTCGAGAGGACGACGTTAACCGAGCACGTTTCCCCGCACGCTCCTTGACTGTAACCTCCGACCGTAATACCGAGCGCAATCACAACCGCGACGCTCCAACACGCCCCGATCATCGCGGACGCCACCCGGGCGCTCATCTTGGACGCGTACGACAGCGGCCGGCACACGGCGTAGTATCGGTCTATGGAAATGCAGCACAGGTTCAGAATGGACGACGTGCAGAGTGAGATATCCAGGCTGTCCCGTATCTGACAGGCGAAATTGTGGCGATGGAGACAGGCGGTGACAGTCAAAGTCATGCTGAAAGGAAACACCAGAAGGCCCACCAGCAGGTCGGCCACGGAAAGAGATAAGATGAGATAATTAGTGGGAGTGTGAAGCTGCTGGAAGTGCATGACAGAAATGATGACCAGAAGGTTCCCACATATTGTCACAGCAGACAACAGAGCAAGGAGAACATAGACTGAAACACAGGTCACGGAAGGCCGGCTGCTAAATGACACAGATGCATTGTCAGATTCATAACAAGGATGCATGACGTTAAGATCATAGGTCCAGTTGACCATGGACTCTGCTCCCATTCTCCACGATATCTGCAATAATCACGCACAATATTAGTGGAATGAACATGCACTTCATGCACGTCGGGACAAACAGGACTCTCACCTGCAGACGCCTCCTCAGGTGTGTGTGTCGCAGCCATCAAGCCATATTTATAATCACCGATCATAAGCATATTCCACAAACAAAATCTCTCCTCCAATCAGATGGAATGTGAGTTGGGCCTCATTCTCGGGTATGATTTAGCATGTCATACTTCATAATACCCGAGGTCCTTTCCTAAAGGTTGAATAACACAACTAGAAATTGAAGCTATTAAAgaggccctgttatgcaaaagcaacttttcttacctccttctttgtctcattttgtccaccaaaagttttatactgtgcatgaatgcacaaaggtgaactttgttgatgttatcgacttgttggagtgctaatcaggcacatttggtcactgcatgactgcaagctaatcagggctaatatgctatttaggctagctgtatgtacatattgcatcattatgcctcatttgtaggtatatttgagctcatttaatttccttgacttttatcttctttgtatataatttagttttgcatgtctcatgacacataatCTGTATGAAATATTGGCTtctttttgtgtgccatgttgttccagaccacagcaaatgtgaCCTAcccatttttgtgttgatttatttattttattttgtcgttTGAATTCATTTTTGGAGCTGTCATTCCACATTTATCAGTAGGGGGCAGTAGAGCGTACCTGTGACCGGAAGCTTCTTGtcattctgatgagagcgaccagtctgtaaacaacttgtcaggaagtgttggtgacgaaccccaagatgcagagacggcagtctttgtgcaggaaaacatgatttaatgtccgaaaattaagaaaatacacaaaccaggaaccaggaacaggcaaactggaaacagctaacagctaacagctaacaggataacaagaaacaaggagctaggagacagcaaacaggaacagcttaccgcaaacAGCGAcaacgacatcgacaagtattaATGACAATACTCCAGtacagactggatggcaaggcaggtttaaatagcagctggctgattgacaccaggtgtggccaggtgccaatcagccgcagttgcggggaaacagcgctccgggagacaagcaggaaacaaccaaaataaaagtgctgacaggaaatgaagacaaacacagaggaaaaactaaaacaaaaccaaactgtcagggacaagcctgacaaagacagcctgccatttcctttaacttggacacacacactttggccattaaaagccagtaatttccaggagttatctcaccttctgagtagcctctgatttattaatggtttctaatgttgtaaaaatgtgtagaataaatattacaacaaatatttccttcagcctgcgacacaacagtcattttgatagtaggctatcataggtaatatagacacttaggtcatgtgttgccttcaatataaaacttatatacagcttttcattttttacggctcttgatttttgtatttttggtccaatatggctatttcaacgttttgggttgccgacccctggtctagaccgtGAGCTTGATAATGTGGAGAAGATTTTGTttacctttgtttcatttgttaattctaaacttaatccatcctgaataaatgtcaATTATTTGCACTGGTTTTGAGGGAAACTTTTACAAAGGGTTTGTACGAACtctatgaaatgttcattaaaatgattactgATGTCCAGACTGTGACAGTAATGCCGTTGATATTTAACGTTACGGTGTTGttccttgtttgctctcttccagtGAGTTTTTCAATGCTTTTCcagaactttctaatgttcccttttgcagctttgattcatTCCCAGTGAAAATCAGCCCTGGTCTTCCAGAGCATcgttgtaactttgttcctcaaacttTTAAAAGTTATTTGAtccgtatttagacctgttttagtAGCTCTTATGAGAACTGAATCCCGATTTTTCAAAGGAGTCTAAATTGTTTAaataatccaaggtatttttattgtaGCACTTTTCTTTCTGGGATTtgtttagtgtatttacagataatctctttgatttttgtccttAGGTCATCAATGCTTATCCACTCTATGGGACAATTTTAAGTTTGTTCTCCAGCAAGAATTGGTCTTTTTTTAGGGTTATAGGGCAAGCACTTTTGTGTACCTTTTTGGTCGTGGTGCCTAAATCTTGAAAATTTCCGTGTTATCAGTGTGATGTTATGGTCTGATAAGCCTGTTAGTAAATTGAAAGTTTTTTCCTATGTGATCAGGTTTACTAGTAAATACCAAATCCAGTAAGTTTCGGGAGAAgtggccctgagatcggtaggttgtgagttcaaaccccggccgagtcataccaaagactatacaaatgggacccattacctccctgcttggcactcagctttaagggttggaattgggggttaaatcaccaaaaatgctgctgcccactgctcccttcacctcccagggggtgaacaaggggatgggtcaaatgcagaggacaaagttcaccacacctagtgagtgtgacaatcattggttcttTAAGTTTAACTTAAgtgtgtaattctagtagggctgcttatcatttgtgtcatgtggaggccgtttataatatccttaagtttctttctgcgTGACCTCTTCAACCAGTCCAGTTTAAAGCCCCCCATAACATTCAAGTCTTTCATactgtgctgtttgaggatgtctgaaaatgaactgAGAAAAATGTCTGTAGCTGTGGGCGGTTGGTATGCTACAATTACCGTGAAAGACATTTCTGGGGTAGGGACCATGgtagaacaggggttagtgcatgtgcctcacaatgcgaaggtcctgggttcaatccccaggCTCggggtttttctgtgtggagtttgcatgttcttcccgggcactccagcttcctccaacctccaaagacatgcacctggggataagttgattggcaacactaaatattgTAGCCCTGAACAATATTTAGGACAAAAGGTGTTGTAAGTGTTAACCTAGTCTCCtttgaattttacatttttttgcgtGATTTACAGTTTGAAACATGTTTGTAGCTTTTTCGGGAAACAGATGTATTATTCGAGATTTGGCGGTATAccgtttagagcagtggttcttaacctgggttcgatcgaaccctaggggttcggtgtgttggcatcaggggttcggcagagtctccgccgcggaggtcaagacacgcccgactcatcgtgtaaataaaaacttctccctctaattcttccctctaattttccatatgtgtgagcaaaagcAAAAACTCCTTGGGCATTGGGTGGAGCACAtatgagcgacgtcagacgtgcacatgcactgtggtcacacctgcagcacacctgtcccaaacctgactaaataacaagttcaatgttttattgttgtaaTCAAATAATAGCAgtaatttccatgagattattttctaatataagtgttttggcccacttacattgACTATAATatgttgtttttcatgagctgtgtactagtattatatgtctgggtgggggtcctgctttggaaataatgtgtatccctttcagatatcgcatttagttcccactaaaacattcacatgttgcacaatgagatgtaaacattggattatgtgtacattcctgtaattttctgtttgtaaaatatatctttattagtatttctttaatataataacataattgtatgattacggttcgggttcggtaaatgcgcatatgaaactggtggggctcggtacctccaacaaggttaagaaccactggtttagagggCACACTATTACCAGCATTACTTGGTTTCATCTTACTCCCGATTAGGAGATTCACCTGCACATGCAACACAGCCTTTGTAAGAATTTATGTAACAAATCATAACTCTGCCGTTTCGTCAGAATAAATTGCTGTTGGCAAGATCTCCTTGAAATATTTTGCCGGTTATGATCATTTTGAAAGCGGAGCGGAACCAGTTGTAGAAGAAAGCATAGATGAAAGGATTGAGCATGGAGTTGGACAAGGTGAGCCAGTTCAGGGTCTCCATGACCGCCACCGACGGAGGACTGCGGAATAACGGCTGGAAGACCACGGAAAAAAAGTATGGAGTCATGAATAGTAAGAAGACTCCCATAACAATGGCCAGAGTCCTGGTGGCTTTCCTCTCCACTTTGCTCACAGACTTTGAAGCGTGGATGCTGCTCAGCTGCTTCTGAGCCACGAAGAAGATCTTCAGGTAGATGCAGCTCATGACCACTGCAGGCAGGTAGAAGCCAAACACCGGACCCAGGGTGTGCGCCGCAACTATTTGCACCGAGCACGTTTCCTCGCAGCTTCCTTGGCTGAATCCTCCAAAGACGATACCGACCGCTATCAGCGCAGAAACAGCCCAGCACACCCCGATCATCGCGGACGCCACCCGGGCGCTCATCTTGGACGCGTACGACAGCGGCCGGCACACGGCGTAGTATCGGTCTATGGAAATGCAGCACAGGTTGAGAATAGAAGTGGTACAGAGTATGATATCCAAGCTGTCCCGTATCTGACAGGCGAAATTGTGGCGATGGAGACAGGCGGTGACAGTCAAAGTCATGCTGAAAGGAAACACCAGAAGGCCCACCAGCAGGTCGGCCACGGAAAGAGATAAGATGAGATAATTAGTGGGAGTGTGAAGCTGCTGGAAGTGCATGACAGAAATGATGACCAGAAGGTTCCCACATATTGTCACAGCAGACAACAGAGCAAGGAGAACATAGACTGAAACACAGGTCACGGAAGGCCGGCTGCTAAATGACACAGATGCATTGTCAGATTCATAACAAGGATGCATGACGTTAAGATCATAGGTCCAGTTGACCATGGACTCTGCTCCCATTCTCCACGATATCTGCAATAATCACGCACAATATTAGTGGAATGAACATGCACTTCATGCACGTCGGGACAAACAGGACTCTCACCTGCAGGCGCCTCCTCAGGTGTGTGTGTCGCAGCCATCAAGCCATATTTATAATCACCGATCATAAGCATATTCCACAAACAAAATCTCTCCTCCAATCAGATGGAATGTGAGTTGGGCCTCATTTAGCATATCATACTTCATAATACCCAAGGTCCTTTCCTAAAGGTTGAATAACACAACTAGAAATTGAAGCTATTAAAgaggccctgttatgcaaaagcaacttttcttacctactggtacctcttttcggagtataagtcgctccggagtataagtcgcaccggccgaaattgcataataaagaaggaaaaaaacatatagaggtcgcactggagtatacgtcacatttttttggggaaatgtatttgataaaagccaacaccaagaatagacatttaaataaataaataaatgggttatacttgtatagcgcttttctaccttcaaggtactgttgcgtcgacagctcttcctcccaaggaagtcaaagtctgctgtccactcccaagttcttttaatggcaaataagctgatgttaaattgaccaccaaaagcagtagttggtatttcgttgtttattgtcaaagctttggcaataatgagaccaatccagcacccaagcgttccctagcccggtccagatcggtctaccaaaaccccggaactcctgtctacttcctccttctcctgtcccccccacctgctgttttccccagtctagctgtgcttcttatcttaggaatgtaatggcagtctcaacaaagacagtgctctgactctaaccaaggacactcgaatctaagcactttgtaccacacgagacattagctgatgtaaatatgactataggagtttttagaaagaagtaacacttaaatatggatatatggaaaatatctcgttccatcagtactcaaagcgctttgacagtatttccacatttacccattcacacacacattcacacactgatggcgggagctgccatgcaaggcgctaaccagcagccatcagaggcaaagggtgaagtgtcttgcccaaggacacaacggacgtgactaggaaggtagaaggtggaagtttgaaatttgaaaggcaatttaaaataaataaagaatagtgaacaacaggctgaataagtgtacgttatatgaggcataaataaccaactgagaacgtgcctgtatgtttttttttgattgattgattgaaacttttattagtagattgcacagtacagtacatattccgtacaattgaccactaaatggtaacacccaatacgtttttcaacttgtttaagtcggggtccacttaaattgattcatgatactaaaaaggtgtgtacaaaagcgtgcacacttctgactaaaacggtgtgtacaaaagcgtgcacacttctgactaaaaaggtgtgtacaaaagcgtgcacacttctgactaaaaaggtctgtacaaaagcgtgcacatttatAACTAAAAGGTTGAGTACAAAAGTGTGCTCATTTATgactaaaaaaaagtgtgtactaaagcgtgcacacttctgactaaaaaggtgtgtacaaaagcatgcacacttctgactaaaaaggtgtgtacaaaagcgtgcacatttatAACTAAAAGGTTGAGTACAAAAGTATGCTCATTTATGACTAAAAAAGTGTGTACTAAAGCGTGCACACTtttgactaaaaaggtgtgtacaaaagcgtgcacacttctgactaaaaaggtgtgtacaaaatcgtgcacatttctgactaaaTAGGTGTGTACAAAATCgtgcacatttctgactaaataggtgtgtacaaaagcgtgcacatttatgactaaaagGTTGAGTACAAAAGTGTGCTCATTTATGACTACAAAAAAGGGTGTACTAACGCGTGCacacttctgactaaaaaggtgtgtacaaaagcatgcacacttctgactaaaaaggtgtgtacaaaagcgtgcacatttatAACTAAAAGGTTGAGTACAAAAGTGTGCTCATTTATGACTAAAAAAGTGTGTACTAAAGCGTGCacacttctgactaaaaaggtgtgtacaaaagcgtgcacacttctgactaaaaaggtgtgtacaaaatcgtgcacatttctgactaaaTAGGTGTGTACAAAAGTGTGCACACTTCTGACTAAAAAAGTGTACAAAAGCGTACACATTTCTGACTGAAAAAGTGTGTACAAAAGCAtgcacatttatgactaaaaaggtgtgtacaaaagcgagcacacttctgactaaaaagatatgtacaaaagcgtgcacatttctgattaaaaaggtgtgtacaaaagcgtgcacacttctgactaaaaaggtgtgaaCAAAAGTGTGCacacttctgactaaaaaggtgtgtacaaaagtgtgcacacttctgactaaaaggtgtgtacaaaagcgtgcacatttatgactaaaagGTTGACTACAAAAGTGTGCTCATTTATGACTAAAAAAGTGTGTACAAAGACGTGCacacttctgactaaaaaggtgtgtacaaaagcgtgcacatttctgactaaaaaggtgtgtacaaaagcgtgcacatttctgactaaatag
Coding sequences within it:
- the LOC133640909 gene encoding trace amine-associated receptor 1-like, translated to MGAESMVNWTYDLNVMHPCYESDNASVSFSSRPSVTCVSVYVLLALLSAVTICGNLLVIISVMHFQQLHTPTNYLILSLSVADLLVGLLVFPFSMTLTVTACLHRHNFACQIRDSLDIILCTTSILNLCCISIDRYYAVCRPLSYASKMSARVASAMIGVCWAVSALIAVGIVFGGFSQGSCEETCSVQIVAAHTLGPVFGFYLPAVVMSCIYLKIFFVAQKQLSSIHASKSVSKVERKATRTLAIVMGVFLLFMTPYFFSVVFQPLFRSPPSVAVMETLNWLTLSNSMLNPFIYAFFYNWFRSAFKMIITGKIFQGDLANSNLF
- the LOC133640850 gene encoding trace amine-associated receptor 1-like; this translates as MGAESMVNWTYDLNVMHPCYESDNASVSFSSRPSVTCVSVYVLLALLSAVTICGNLLVIISVMHFQQLHTPTNYLILSLSVADLLVGLLVFPFSMTLTVTACLHRHNFACQIRDSLDISLCTSSILNLCCISIDRYYAVCRPLSYASKMSARVASAMIGACWSVAVVIALGITVGGYSQGACGETCSVNVVLSNIMGPLLAFYLPAVVMSCIYLKIFFVAQKQLSSIHASKSVSKVERKATRTLAIVMGVFLLFMTPYFFSVVFQPLFRSPPSVAVMETLNWLTLSNSMLNPFIYAFFYNWFRSAFKMIITGKIFEGDCADCTLI